The Oscillatoria acuminata PCC 6304 genomic interval AGAGTTTTATCCTCGGGTGTGGCAAGTCATGCAACATTGTAAAGGCTTAGTGATTGGGGATAAATTAGAGCGCCGCAACCGCTTAGATAGCGAGTTGATTTTAGCAGAAATGACCCCAGGGGAGAAGAATTTTGCCCTACGGGTGGAACATTTACTGAACAAAATCCAAGCACCGGAATATCGACAGGTGAATATTGAAACCTTGATGGAACTCGCGGCAATTTGCGATCGTAACCCGGATTTACAGATTCAGGAATATATCGTCCTGGATGTCTTAATTGGTCATGCCGTGCGATTAGCCTGGATTGAAAGTCATCCGGAACGCAGCGACTTCTACGATGAAGATAAAGCCTTAGCATGGCCTTCATTTTACAATACTTCCCCTTATGTTTGTGCCAGTTTTGTGGTGAAAGCATTCCGCTACCTGACCAAATTTGGTAAGGCGATCGCAGTGGGATAATTCAACTGGGGTAGGTTGCGACAACCGGCGGGTAGGTTGCGACAACCGGCGGGTAGGTTGCGACAACCGGCGGGTAGGTTGCGACAACCGGCGGGTAGGTTGCGACAACCGGCGGGTAGGTTGCAACAACCGGCGGGTAGGTTGCGACAACCGGCGGGTAGGTTGCAACAACCGGCGGGTAGGTTGCGACAACCGGCGGGTAGGTTGCGACAACCGGCGGGGGTTTAAACCCCCGCCTAACAGCTAAAGTCGTCTAAAGACGACTGCAAGTCTTATCACGTGGTGTTTTTAGTCGGTTTTTAACCGACTTGAGCTATTAGGCGGGGGATTAATCCCCCGCCGGTTTCTGCTGCGCCAAACGCTGCACAAATTCTTGATGTTCTGCTGTTTGTAACCCTTGCTGAACAACCGCTACCACCTGCACTACATTCCTTTGACGCAACGCTTCCACTGATAACCATAAACCGGGAAACACTTGCGATCGCAAAATCCCTTGTTCATCCGGCACTAGGGCAACATATCGACCTTCTTCTAAGATAAACCAATCCAGTTTATTCTCATAAATTTGCCAGACAATGTATTCTTGAACCCCATTCCGTTGATAGGCATTCAGTTTATCATTCAAGTCATAACTCGCACTAGAAGCAGCAATTTCCACAATCAATTCTGGTGCGCCTTCAATATAGTCATCCTCCGTAATCGAAGAATTGCCACCCACTGCCGGTTCAAGGCGTAACAAAGCGTCCGGTTGAGGTTCATTCTCCTCATCCAGACGAACCGTGGCATTATCATAGCACCATACCCCTGGTGTTCCCGTCCAATACGCACTCAACCAAGCCAT includes:
- a CDS encoding Uma2 family endonuclease — encoded protein: MTTISVLNTPPLESGDRLTRDEFEHRYHAAPEITKAELVEGVVFVASPVRANRHGRPHALIMAWLSAYWTGTPGVWCYDNATVRLDEENEPQPDALLRLEPAVGGNSSITEDDYIEGAPELIVEIAASSASYDLNDKLNAYQRNGVQEYIVWQIYENKLDWFILEEGRYVALVPDEQGILRSQVFPGLWLSVEALRQRNVVQVVAVVQQGLQTAEHQEFVQRLAQQKPAGD